In a single window of the Ignavibacteria bacterium genome:
- the rplL gene encoding 50S ribosomal protein L7/L12, with translation MSVVEELVEKISNLTLSDAAELKKALEDKFGVTAAAPMVMAGATGGAAPTAAAEEKTEFTVVLVDAGASKINVIKAVKNATGLGLTEAKGLVESAPKPVKEGLAKADADKLKAELEAAGAKVELK, from the coding sequence ACCTCACACTTTCAGATGCTGCTGAATTAAAAAAAGCACTTGAAGATAAGTTTGGTGTTACTGCCGCTGCCCCAATGGTTATGGCTGGAGCAACCGGCGGAGCTGCTCCTACAGCTGCTGCTGAAGAAAAAACAGAATTCACAGTAGTTCTTGTTGATGCAGGCGCATCAAAGATCAACGTAATCAAAGCAGTTAAAAATGCTACAGGTCTTGGCTTAACAGAAGCTAAAGGTCTCGTTGAAAGCGCTCCGAAACCTGTAAAAGAAGGTCTTGCAAAAGCTGATGCTGATAAACTGAAAGCTGAGCTTGAAGCTGCAGGTGCAAAAGTAGAATTAAAATAA